Proteins encoded within one genomic window of Oncorhynchus tshawytscha isolate Ot180627B linkage group LG02, Otsh_v2.0, whole genome shotgun sequence:
- the LOC112265214 gene encoding cholecystokinin-like, which translates to MAMSGLLVCVLMAALVRVGLTSPVSKSDGNTKQGGILPQLLARREAVRNAAENMVRTAQDTQTSMARMERMAHLSEDQREFMSKQIMQAISEMNECPDRDYQGWVDFGRRSAE; encoded by the exons ATGGCAATGAGTGGATTGTTGGTGTGCGTCCTCATGGCAGCGCTAGTGAGGGTTGGTTTGACATCACCTGTATCCAAGTCGGATGGCAACACCAAACAGGGTGGGATACTGCCACAGCTACTGGCCAGGAGGGAGGCAGTGAGGAATGCTGCGGAGAACATGGTTAGGACGGCGCAAGACACTCAAACAAGCATGGCACGGATGGAAAGGATGGCGCACTTGTCGGAGGACCAGCGCGAGTTCATGTCCAAGCAAATCATGCAGGCCATCTCAG AGATGAACGAGTGTCCGGACCGGGACTACCAAGGATGGGTAGACTTTGGACGGCGGAGTGCAGAGTAG